From a region of the Streptomyces sp. NBC_01244 genome:
- a CDS encoding aldehyde dehydrogenase family protein, translated as MTEAGRAILDPATGRAFAHVPDTSGPGVGDAVARAASAFHEGWADTSPAHRSGLLRELAGLLRDDRDALAALEQRNAGKPLARAVGEVGFAAQVVDWFAAAARYPVGETHPAGPGMRTYTDRVPVGVCVAIAPNNYPLLLAVWKIAAALAYGNTIIVKPAPETPLSTRRLVERAAEVLPEGVLTAVHGGADTGRLLCDHPDVGMVSFTGSTAAGREVARRCAEGLKPAALELGGKSPVVVFRDADLDAAARAVVTGFTGNTGQVCVAGTRLIVDRAVHTEFVGRVAELAADLRVGLPDDPATDLGPLISRAAVDRAAEVVDEAEIRGAKVIVPPGRAGIRHELGGGFFVNPVILDGPPSDSRAWREEIFAPVLSVAAFDTDAEALSLAHDTAYGLSASVWTSDAHRVERFSRALRAGMVWVNTWGDTEETVSVGGLGQSGYGRELGIHAVEGYTRPRAVWVAHRAQG; from the coding sequence ATGACCGAGGCGGGACGCGCGATCCTCGACCCCGCCACCGGGCGGGCGTTCGCCCACGTACCGGACACCTCCGGGCCCGGCGTCGGCGACGCCGTGGCCCGGGCGGCGTCGGCATTCCACGAGGGCTGGGCCGACACCTCCCCGGCCCACCGCTCCGGCCTCCTGCGCGAGCTCGCCGGCCTGCTGCGTGACGACCGTGACGCCCTCGCGGCCCTGGAACAGCGCAACGCGGGCAAGCCCCTGGCACGCGCCGTCGGAGAGGTCGGATTCGCCGCCCAGGTGGTCGACTGGTTCGCGGCGGCGGCCCGGTACCCGGTGGGCGAGACCCACCCGGCCGGCCCCGGCATGCGCACGTACACCGACCGCGTGCCGGTCGGGGTGTGCGTGGCCATCGCCCCGAACAACTATCCCCTCCTGCTGGCCGTCTGGAAGATCGCCGCGGCGCTCGCGTACGGCAACACCATCATCGTCAAGCCGGCGCCCGAGACACCGCTGTCCACCCGCCGACTGGTCGAGCGCGCCGCCGAGGTGCTCCCCGAAGGCGTGCTCACCGCCGTCCACGGCGGCGCCGACACCGGCCGGCTGCTGTGCGACCACCCGGACGTCGGGATGGTCTCCTTCACCGGCTCGACGGCGGCCGGACGCGAGGTCGCACGACGCTGCGCGGAGGGCCTCAAGCCCGCCGCGCTGGAGCTCGGCGGCAAGAGCCCCGTCGTCGTCTTCCGCGACGCCGACCTCGACGCGGCCGCCCGCGCGGTCGTCACGGGCTTCACCGGCAACACCGGCCAGGTGTGCGTGGCCGGGACGCGCCTGATCGTCGACCGGGCCGTCCACACCGAATTCGTCGGCCGCGTGGCCGAACTGGCCGCCGACCTGCGCGTCGGCCTGCCCGACGACCCCGCCACCGACCTCGGCCCGCTCATCAGCCGGGCGGCCGTCGACCGCGCGGCCGAAGTGGTCGACGAGGCGGAGATCCGGGGAGCGAAGGTCATCGTGCCGCCCGGCCGCGCCGGGATCCGCCACGAACTCGGCGGCGGCTTCTTCGTCAACCCGGTCATCCTGGACGGTCCGCCGTCCGACAGCCGCGCCTGGCGCGAGGAGATCTTCGCCCCCGTGCTGTCCGTGGCGGCGTTCGACACCGACGCCGAGGCGCTGTCCCTCGCCCACGACACGGCGTACGGCCTGTCGGCATCCGTGTGGACCTCCGACGCCCACCGCGTCGAGCGCTTCAGCCGGGCCCTGCGCGCCGGCATGGTGTGGGTCAACACCTGGGGCGACACCGAGGAGACGGTCAGCGTCGGGGGTCTCGGCCAGTCCGGATACGGCCGTGAGCTGGGCATCCACGCGGTCGAGGGCTACACCAGGCCCCGCGCCGTCTGGGTGGCCCACCGGGCTCAGGGGTAG
- a CDS encoding threonine aldolase family protein gives MARTDFPQTDFPRLGFPRLDFRSDTRTVPDARMRAAMNAAEVGDDVYGDDPTALLLEARVAELLGTEAALLTPTSTMANLLAPLAAAGPPGPRAPRLVVGEDTHMSFLEADGLRRFAGVELLAVAQRPDGLPDLDAVDAALATGGGRPTVVCLENTSMMRSGNALDAEATRALASLAHRYGAHVHLDGARLANAAVALGVRPAELAEPADSIAFSVSKGLGAPVGGLLCGTRAYVARARELRTALGGSLHQAGVVAAPALVALERLPDLAADHATAAALAAGFETVPGVELMYPPRPTNMVMARLAGLTPEQCAARLAGHGVRVLPLPNGFVRFAVHRAHDMIGVRAAVAALAAVAATAPVARTTTGGDLVGRGLSTTWTEEA, from the coding sequence ATGGCCCGGACCGACTTCCCCCAGACCGACTTCCCCCGGCTCGGTTTCCCCCGGCTCGATTTCCGCAGCGACACCCGCACCGTGCCGGACGCGCGGATGCGCGCGGCGATGAACGCGGCCGAGGTCGGGGACGACGTGTACGGGGACGACCCCACGGCCCTGCTCCTCGAAGCCCGGGTGGCCGAGCTGCTCGGCACCGAGGCCGCGCTGCTCACGCCCACCAGCACCATGGCGAACCTGCTCGCCCCGCTCGCCGCGGCCGGCCCCCCGGGACCGCGCGCGCCGCGGCTGGTCGTCGGCGAGGACACCCACATGTCCTTCCTCGAAGCGGACGGGCTGCGCCGCTTCGCCGGGGTCGAGCTGCTGGCGGTGGCGCAGCGCCCCGACGGCCTGCCCGACCTCGACGCCGTGGACGCGGCTCTCGCCACCGGAGGCGGCCGGCCCACCGTGGTCTGCCTCGAGAACACGAGCATGATGCGCTCAGGCAATGCCCTCGACGCCGAGGCGACCCGCGCCCTGGCCTCCCTGGCCCACCGGTACGGCGCCCACGTCCATCTCGACGGCGCCCGGCTCGCGAACGCGGCCGTGGCCCTCGGGGTCCGCCCCGCCGAGCTGGCGGAGCCCGCGGACAGCATCGCCTTCTCGGTCTCCAAAGGGCTCGGCGCGCCGGTCGGCGGGCTGCTGTGCGGGACCCGCGCGTACGTCGCACGCGCCCGCGAACTGAGGACCGCGCTGGGCGGCTCCCTGCACCAGGCGGGCGTCGTGGCGGCGCCCGCCCTCGTCGCGCTGGAGCGGCTGCCCGACCTGGCAGCCGACCACGCCACGGCCGCCGCGCTCGCCGCCGGCTTCGAGACGGTGCCCGGCGTCGAGCTGATGTACCCGCCGCGGCCGACCAACATGGTCATGGCACGCCTTGCCGGGCTGACCCCGGAGCAGTGCGCCGCACGCCTCGCCGGCCACGGGGTGCGTGTCCTGCCCCTGCCCAACGGGTTCGTGCGCTTCGCCGTACACCGGGCACACGACATGATCGGTGTGCGTGCGGCCGTCGCGGCGCTGGCGGCCGTCGCGGCCACCGCGCCGGTGGCCCGTACGACGACCGGAGGAGACCTCGTCGGACGGGGACTCTCCACGACATGGACGGAGGAAGCATGA
- a CDS encoding pyridoxamine 5'-phosphate oxidase family protein, which produces MTAVPPRGLEERLGDTRKRLENEVDLWVASAGGPGGAYLIPLSFLWDGTAFLVSTPRGSVTGRNLLADGRVRVGLGLTRDVVIVDGDAEPADVAELGETADDFAAKTGFDPRELDQPYQYFRIRPRRIQAWREANELSGRTLMSDGVWLG; this is translated from the coding sequence ATGACTGCTGTGCCACCGCGTGGGCTCGAAGAGCGGCTGGGAGACACTCGCAAGCGACTGGAGAACGAGGTCGATCTCTGGGTCGCTTCGGCGGGTGGCCCGGGGGGTGCCTATCTCATTCCCCTCTCGTTCCTCTGGGACGGGACGGCCTTCCTCGTCTCGACTCCGCGCGGTTCCGTCACCGGTCGCAACCTGCTGGCGGACGGCCGGGTGCGCGTCGGCCTCGGACTGACGCGCGACGTCGTGATCGTCGACGGCGACGCGGAGCCGGCGGACGTCGCCGAACTCGGCGAGACGGCCGACGACTTCGCGGCCAAGACCGGGTTCGACCCGCGCGAACTCGACCAGCCCTACCAGTACTTCCGCATCCGGCCCCGGCGCATCCAGGCCTGGCGGGAGGCCAACGAGCTGTCCGGACGCACGCTGATGAGCGACGGCGTCTGGCTCGGCTGA
- a CDS encoding FAD-dependent monooxygenase produces the protein MTSIEVPVLIVGGGGCGLSASVFLSDQGVDHLLVERHADTSRVPKAHYLNQRTMEIFRQHGVRDDVLAEAAPLDKFGKVRWATTFAGDGPLDARRIHEMDAFGGGELTERYGAAGPELPAKLPQMWLEPILRRHAEQRNPGQIRFGHEVIDFSDEGDHVLAEVRNLETGETITVKAQYLLGADGGRFVGDKVGIEMQGPPSNVNTTTVYFTADLSQWWEEGTLITHYLSPEDPDLSVNLIEMGPSWGKACEQWGLHMAPGPAGRWNNETVVDRIREVLKVPDLEVTVHKVTDWIVNAILADKYRVGRVLIAGDAAHKQPPAVGLGLNTGIQDAHNIAWKLAAVLNGTAPDSLIDTYEDERRPVGRENVDWAVSAAQHHQVVIDAIGGGHNIPAGRRGQRLAAYFDPSPLGDTVRARALEVFHTHRGGCQSFEMEIGFAYEQGAVLSDGTQRPARVPMRDEHTPTSRPGHRLPHAWITRDGERLSTLDLTGTTGFTLITGPEGTAWCEAAARVAEKFSVPVDAVRIGDGAEYADVDGGWEAVREITGAGALLIRPDQHVAWRSTGAGEDAEQALADVFATILDR, from the coding sequence ATGACGTCAATCGAGGTTCCGGTCCTGATTGTGGGCGGCGGCGGGTGTGGCCTGTCCGCCTCCGTCTTCCTCTCCGACCAGGGCGTCGACCACCTGCTGGTGGAGCGGCACGCTGACACGTCGAGGGTGCCGAAGGCGCACTACCTCAATCAGCGCACGATGGAGATCTTCCGCCAGCACGGGGTTCGCGATGACGTCCTCGCGGAGGCGGCGCCGCTCGACAAGTTCGGCAAGGTGCGCTGGGCGACCACGTTCGCCGGTGACGGGCCGCTGGACGCCCGCCGGATCCATGAGATGGACGCCTTCGGCGGTGGCGAACTGACGGAGCGCTACGGGGCGGCCGGGCCGGAGCTGCCCGCGAAGCTCCCGCAGATGTGGCTGGAGCCGATCCTGCGCCGTCACGCGGAGCAGCGCAATCCGGGGCAGATCCGCTTCGGCCACGAGGTGATCGACTTCTCCGACGAGGGCGACCACGTCCTCGCCGAGGTGCGCAACCTCGAGACCGGCGAGACCATCACGGTCAAGGCGCAGTACCTCCTCGGTGCCGACGGCGGCCGCTTCGTCGGCGACAAGGTCGGCATCGAGATGCAGGGCCCGCCCAGCAACGTCAACACCACGACCGTGTACTTCACCGCGGACCTGTCGCAGTGGTGGGAGGAGGGGACGCTCATCACGCACTACCTCAGCCCGGAAGACCCCGACCTCTCCGTCAACCTCATCGAGATGGGTCCCAGCTGGGGCAAGGCCTGCGAGCAGTGGGGCCTGCACATGGCCCCCGGCCCGGCCGGCCGCTGGAACAACGAGACGGTCGTCGACCGCATCCGTGAAGTGCTGAAGGTGCCGGACCTGGAAGTGACCGTGCACAAGGTCACGGACTGGATCGTGAACGCGATCCTCGCCGACAAGTACCGGGTCGGCCGGGTGCTCATAGCCGGCGACGCCGCGCACAAGCAGCCTCCCGCCGTGGGCCTCGGCCTCAACACCGGCATCCAGGACGCGCACAACATCGCGTGGAAGCTGGCCGCGGTGCTGAACGGCACCGCGCCCGACAGCCTGATCGACACCTACGAGGACGAGCGCCGGCCCGTCGGCCGCGAGAACGTCGACTGGGCGGTCTCCGCGGCTCAGCACCACCAGGTGGTCATCGACGCCATCGGCGGCGGCCACAACATCCCGGCGGGGCGCCGCGGACAGCGTCTGGCCGCCTACTTCGACCCGTCCCCGCTCGGCGACACGGTGCGGGCGCGAGCCCTGGAGGTGTTCCACACCCACCGCGGCGGCTGCCAGTCGTTCGAGATGGAGATCGGCTTCGCCTACGAGCAGGGCGCGGTCCTCTCCGACGGCACCCAGCGCCCGGCCCGCGTCCCCATGCGCGACGAGCACACGCCGACCTCGCGCCCCGGCCACCGGCTGCCGCACGCCTGGATCACCCGGGACGGCGAGCGCCTGTCCACCCTCGACCTGACGGGCACGACCGGCTTCACGCTGATCACCGGCCCGGAGGGGACGGCGTGGTGCGAGGCGGCCGCGCGCGTGGCGGAGAAGTTCTCCGTCCCGGTCGACGCGGTCCGCATCGGCGACGGCGCCGAGTACGCCGACGTGGACGGCGGATGGGAGGCCGTCCGGGAGATCACCGGTGCCGGCGCGCTCCTGATCCGCCCCGACCAGCACGTGGCCTGGCGCAGCACCGGCGCCGGCGAGGACGCGGAGCAGGCGCTGGCGGACGTCTTCGCCACGATCCTGGACCGCTGA
- the hemG gene encoding protoporphyrinogen oxidase, with protein MTGSEQAQASGKPHVVIVGGGISGLAAAFHLRNEPVRVTLLEGSSRLGGKLLVSDVAGVAVDEGAESLYANRKKTTGLIKEAGLGEQIVSAGPVTASAIWTQGVIRHQPDRQFMGVPCDMDDLARSGVLSAAGLERAQQDLVLPSFDLEGDISVASFVGGRFGQEVVERLVEPFLAGVFAGRASDLSFEATLTPLARASRDHISLADAAGSLVPHLQEGEKPPPVSVATLDGGFGTLPAAIIQQVLDAAPDTALRTGTPVRDLKRSGDGWQVTVGSATDPEVIDADAVIIATPAGPTSSLLAGVPGTASAVSALTEVPYSSTVMVTLAYPKTAFPGGLSGRGYAGYRVPAEEGKAVKEVTFTTVKWPHLAGEVEIVRCSLGRFGEEHLLQRDDADLIALATAELAEATGVTGVPVATRVSRWESALPQYTVGHVDRVRLIREAVATQPGLAVCGAAYDGVGVGVCMMTSRRAVDQILPLLKKAAAASSVAVGV; from the coding sequence ATGACTGGGAGCGAACAGGCTCAGGCGAGCGGTAAGCCCCACGTGGTCATCGTCGGTGGCGGGATCTCGGGGCTGGCGGCGGCGTTCCACCTGCGGAACGAGCCGGTGCGCGTGACGCTCCTTGAGGGCTCGTCCCGGCTCGGCGGAAAGCTGCTGGTCTCCGACGTGGCAGGGGTCGCGGTCGACGAGGGCGCCGAGTCGCTGTACGCCAACCGCAAGAAGACCACCGGCCTGATCAAGGAGGCGGGGCTCGGCGAGCAGATCGTGTCGGCGGGCCCGGTCACCGCGTCGGCGATCTGGACCCAGGGCGTGATCAGGCACCAGCCCGACCGTCAGTTCATGGGCGTGCCCTGCGACATGGACGACCTCGCCCGGTCCGGGGTGCTGTCCGCCGCGGGCCTGGAGCGGGCACAGCAGGACCTCGTGCTGCCCTCGTTCGACCTGGAGGGCGACATCTCGGTCGCTTCCTTCGTCGGCGGCCGGTTCGGCCAGGAGGTCGTGGAACGCCTCGTCGAGCCGTTCCTCGCCGGTGTGTTCGCCGGGCGTGCCTCGGACCTGTCGTTCGAAGCCACCCTGACCCCGCTGGCGAGGGCCTCCCGCGACCACATCTCGCTCGCGGACGCGGCCGGCTCGCTGGTGCCGCACCTGCAGGAGGGCGAGAAGCCCCCGCCGGTCAGCGTCGCCACCCTCGACGGGGGCTTCGGCACCCTGCCCGCGGCGATCATCCAGCAGGTCCTGGACGCCGCGCCGGACACGGCCCTGCGCACCGGAACCCCCGTACGCGACCTGAAGCGCAGCGGTGACGGCTGGCAGGTGACCGTCGGGTCGGCCACCGACCCTGAGGTCATCGACGCCGACGCGGTCATCATCGCCACCCCGGCCGGCCCGACGAGCAGCCTGCTCGCCGGGGTCCCGGGTACGGCATCCGCCGTCTCGGCGCTCACCGAGGTGCCGTACTCCAGCACGGTCATGGTGACGCTCGCCTACCCGAAGACGGCGTTCCCCGGCGGACTCTCGGGCCGCGGCTACGCCGGCTACCGGGTCCCGGCGGAGGAGGGGAAGGCCGTCAAGGAGGTCACCTTCACCACGGTGAAGTGGCCGCACCTGGCGGGCGAGGTGGAGATCGTGCGCTGCTCGCTCGGACGGTTCGGCGAGGAGCACCTGCTCCAGCGCGACGACGCGGACCTGATCGCGCTGGCGACGGCCGAGCTCGCCGAGGCCACCGGCGTGACCGGTGTCCCGGTGGCGACCCGCGTGAGCCGCTGGGAGAGCGCCCTGCCGCAGTACACCGTCGGCCACGTGGACCGGGTGCGGCTGATCCGCGAGGCCGTGGCGACCCAGCCCGGACTCGCGGTGTGCGGTGCGGCGTACGACGGCGTGGGCGTCGGTGTCTGCATGATGACCTCGCGCAGGGCCGTCGACCAGATCCTCCCCCTCCTGAAGAAGGCGGCCGCCGCCTCCTCGGTCGCGGTCGGAGTGTGA
- a CDS encoding SDR family oxidoreductase — MPFEKVALITGANKGIGFAIARQLGEQRITVLVGARDEVLGKQAADELAEAGITAVPLRLDVTDPASVEEAAREIERRFGRLDILVNNAGIAGGFTGAPSEATAADLREVFETNVFGVVTVTRTMLPLLRRSPAGRIVNLSSHVGSLTLGSAPDGPLAGLSMIAYQSSKTALNAVTLAYAKELRETPIKVNAALPGVVRTDINHHRGFRSPAEGAEIAVRLATLDESGPSGQCLADDGPVPW; from the coding sequence GTGCCGTTCGAGAAGGTCGCGCTCATCACGGGCGCCAACAAGGGCATCGGATTCGCCATCGCGCGGCAACTCGGCGAGCAGCGGATCACCGTTCTCGTCGGCGCCCGCGACGAGGTGCTCGGCAAGCAGGCCGCCGACGAGCTGGCAGAGGCCGGCATCACGGCCGTGCCGCTCCGGCTCGACGTGACGGACCCGGCCTCCGTGGAGGAGGCGGCCCGCGAGATCGAGCGGCGGTTCGGACGCCTGGACATCCTGGTGAACAACGCCGGCATCGCGGGCGGCTTCACCGGGGCGCCCAGTGAGGCCACCGCCGCCGACCTGCGGGAGGTCTTCGAGACCAACGTGTTCGGGGTGGTCACCGTGACCCGCACGATGCTGCCGCTGCTGCGCCGTTCCCCGGCCGGCCGCATCGTCAACCTGTCCAGCCACGTCGGCTCGCTGACCCTGGGCTCGGCCCCGGACGGACCTCTGGCGGGCCTCAGCATGATCGCCTACCAGTCCTCGAAGACCGCCCTGAACGCGGTGACGCTCGCGTACGCCAAGGAGCTGCGGGAGACCCCGATCAAGGTCAACGCGGCGCTCCCCGGAGTGGTCCGGACCGACATCAACCACCACCGCGGGTTCCGGTCCCCCGCCGAGGGCGCGGAGATCGCCGTCCGGCTCGCCACGCTGGACGAGTCCGGCCCGTCGGGCCAGTGCCTGGCGGACGACGGCCCCGTTCCCTGGTAG
- a CDS encoding NmrA/HSCARG family protein, whose protein sequence is MAVAETILVTGGTGRQGGAVARDLLRRGFSVRALVRDPQKAEARALEEAGVVLVRGDMDDEASLAVATEGAYGVFSVQTFRGPGGVEAEIRQGKSVADAAVRAGVKHFVYSSVGGADRDTRVPHFESKLVGEQYLATLDLPTTVLRPAMFHDILLDIAPRSIQGQLVLAMWLDPETSVQSIATSDIGAFAADAFENPREWIGRTVDIASDELTGPQMAAAFEAVSGIPTRFQQLPIEPLRAGRPDLANMFDWFERDGFQADLTELRKNRPNLVSVEAWLKDNWTAPAVAARG, encoded by the coding sequence GTGGCGGTTGCAGAGACGATCCTGGTGACGGGCGGCACCGGCCGGCAGGGCGGGGCGGTCGCCCGCGACCTGCTGCGGCGCGGTTTCTCCGTACGCGCCCTGGTCCGCGACCCGCAGAAGGCGGAGGCCCGGGCGCTGGAGGAGGCGGGCGTGGTCCTCGTCCGCGGTGACATGGACGACGAGGCGTCGCTGGCAGTGGCGACGGAGGGTGCGTACGGGGTCTTCAGCGTGCAGACCTTCCGGGGACCCGGCGGCGTCGAGGCCGAGATCCGCCAGGGCAAGTCGGTGGCCGACGCCGCGGTGCGGGCCGGCGTGAAGCACTTCGTCTACAGCTCGGTCGGCGGTGCGGACCGCGACACCCGCGTCCCGCACTTCGAGAGCAAGCTGGTGGGCGAGCAGTACCTGGCGACGCTCGACCTGCCGACCACGGTGCTGCGCCCGGCGATGTTCCACGACATCCTGCTCGACATCGCACCGCGCTCGATACAGGGTCAGCTCGTCCTGGCCATGTGGCTCGACCCCGAGACCTCGGTGCAGAGCATCGCGACGAGCGACATCGGAGCGTTCGCCGCGGACGCCTTCGAGAACCCGCGGGAGTGGATCGGCCGGACGGTCGACATCGCCAGCGACGAGCTGACCGGGCCGCAGATGGCCGCGGCGTTCGAGGCCGTCTCCGGCATCCCGACCCGCTTCCAGCAGCTGCCCATCGAGCCGCTGCGCGCCGGCCGCCCGGACCTCGCCAACATGTTCGACTGGTTCGAGCGTGACGGTTTCCAGGCCGACCTGACCGAACTGCGCAAGAACAGGCCGAACCTGGTCTCCGTCGAGGCGTGGCTGAAGGACAACTGGACCGCCCCGGCGGTCGCGGCCCGGGGCTGA
- a CDS encoding mycothiol-dependent nitroreductase Rv2466c family protein, whose translation MAHDTPTPVDFWFDPTCPWAWMTSRWVLEVAERRPLEIRWHIMSLTVLNEGRADLDERWHRNLALRMEPVRVCAAAEQTYGPGALGRLYTELGTRFHLEKAPKDRVTYAEALAASGLDPALADAAGSDAFDTAVRASHHEGIARVGTDVGTPIVAVGDVAFFGPVVTPTPRGEAAVKLWDGVLAVAETDGFFELKRTRTRDPIFV comes from the coding sequence TTGGCGCACGACACCCCGACCCCGGTGGATTTCTGGTTCGACCCGACCTGCCCCTGGGCTTGGATGACATCCCGATGGGTCCTCGAGGTCGCGGAGCGGCGGCCCCTGGAGATCCGCTGGCACATCATGAGCCTGACGGTGCTCAACGAGGGACGCGCGGACCTGGACGAACGCTGGCACCGGAACCTGGCCCTGCGCATGGAGCCGGTACGGGTCTGCGCCGCCGCCGAGCAGACGTACGGACCGGGGGCGCTGGGCCGGCTCTACACCGAACTCGGCACCCGCTTCCACCTCGAGAAGGCGCCCAAGGACCGGGTCACCTACGCGGAGGCCCTGGCCGCCTCGGGCCTCGATCCCGCCCTGGCCGACGCGGCCGGGTCCGACGCGTTCGACACCGCGGTGCGTGCTTCGCACCACGAGGGCATCGCCCGCGTCGGCACCGATGTGGGCACCCCGATCGTCGCCGTGGGGGACGTGGCCTTCTTCGGCCCCGTGGTGACGCCCACACCGCGGGGGGAAGCCGCGGTGAAGCTCTGGGACGGCGTGCTCGCGGTGGCCGAGACCGACGGGTTCTTCGAGCTCAAGCGCACCCGGACCCGGGACCCGATCTTCGTCTGA
- a CDS encoding methyltransferase, which produces MSASAEVRDQSDSYALLELIQGAVITQAISVAARLGIADVLADAPLSAEDIARRVEADPQATHRILRALSGHGVFAVRPDGRYENTALSDKLREDAQDSMRKFAQLMSHPLLHEEWGHLLTTVQTGEANLPKLRGMSTLDFFHANHAYAAAFFQAFGKVSESETDPVLAAYDFSPFHTVVDVIGGRGYLLAGVLQQAPNAKGVLYDFEIATVDSASLFEEAGVADRYTVEHGSYLGTLPKGADAYLYKRIIHNFSDEDALTALRNAREAIGPEGKLLCIEYLLPENNERHIGHTIDLWLMLMIGSRDRTLAQYDELFAKAGFKITRAIPTASPISIIEAIPV; this is translated from the coding sequence ATGTCCGCATCGGCCGAGGTCCGCGACCAGTCGGATTCTTACGCGCTGCTCGAATTGATTCAGGGTGCCGTCATCACCCAGGCGATCTCCGTCGCGGCCAGGCTCGGCATCGCGGACGTGCTCGCCGACGCGCCGCTGTCCGCCGAAGACATCGCGCGGAGGGTCGAAGCCGACCCGCAGGCGACCCACCGGATCCTGCGCGCGCTGTCCGGTCACGGAGTCTTCGCGGTCCGTCCGGACGGCCGGTACGAGAACACGGCGCTGTCCGACAAGCTCCGCGAGGACGCGCAGGACTCGATGCGCAAGTTCGCCCAGCTGATGAGCCACCCCCTGCTGCACGAGGAGTGGGGCCACCTGCTCACCACCGTGCAGACCGGCGAGGCCAACCTGCCCAAGCTGCGCGGCATGAGCACGCTGGACTTCTTCCACGCGAACCACGCCTACGCCGCCGCGTTCTTCCAGGCGTTCGGCAAGGTCTCGGAGTCGGAGACCGACCCGGTCCTGGCCGCCTACGACTTCTCCCCGTTCCACACCGTCGTGGACGTCATCGGCGGCCGCGGCTACCTCCTGGCGGGGGTCCTCCAGCAGGCGCCGAACGCCAAGGGCGTGCTGTACGACTTCGAGATCGCGACCGTGGACTCGGCCTCGCTCTTCGAGGAGGCCGGCGTCGCGGACCGCTACACCGTCGAGCACGGCAGCTACCTCGGCACGCTGCCCAAGGGCGCCGATGCGTACCTGTACAAGCGCATCATCCACAACTTCTCCGACGAAGACGCCCTGACCGCCCTGCGCAACGCACGCGAGGCGATCGGCCCCGAAGGCAAGCTGCTCTGCATCGAGTACCTGCTCCCCGAGAACAACGAGCGCCACATCGGCCACACCATCGACCTCTGGCTGATGCTGATGATCGGCTCCCGGGACCGCACCCTCGCGCAGTACGACGAGCTGTTCGCCAAGGCGGGCTTCAAGATCACCAGGGCGATCCCCACCGCGTCACCGATCTCGATCATCGAGGCGATCCCGGTCTGA
- a CDS encoding carboxymuconolactone decarboxylase family protein, which translates to MAQRMGNPSLVVPGALQPLLDLSEVIGKVGVPQSTLDFIRLRVAGLNGRVYTFPTEPADKRLPLVDEWRTEPSFTDAERAALELAEAVTLQTDAQNAPSDEVWANSSKHYTDVQLGALVMHISLVNFWNRVNVATHQDDAVWR; encoded by the coding sequence ATGGCTCAACGGATGGGCAACCCCTCCCTGGTCGTTCCCGGCGCCCTGCAGCCCCTGCTCGACCTGTCCGAGGTCATCGGCAAGGTCGGCGTGCCGCAGTCGACCCTCGACTTCATCCGGCTGCGCGTCGCCGGGCTCAACGGCCGCGTCTACACCTTCCCGACCGAGCCCGCGGACAAGCGCCTGCCCCTGGTGGACGAGTGGCGGACCGAGCCCTCCTTCACCGACGCCGAGCGCGCCGCCCTGGAGCTGGCCGAGGCCGTCACCCTGCAGACCGACGCCCAGAACGCGCCGTCGGACGAGGTCTGGGCGAACTCCTCCAAGCACTACACCGACGTGCAGCTCGGTGCCCTGGTCATGCACATCAGCCTGGTCAACTTCTGGAACCGGGTGAACGTCGCCACCCACCAGGACGACGCGGTCTGGCGCTGA
- a CDS encoding sulfotransferase family protein: MLKLINAGLGRTGTTSLQVALERLGLGPCFHMFEIVDDDERLAQWERIICDGERPDWAALYDGFASAVDGPSTVYYRQISEALPGTKVVLTVRDAESWYKSTYETLYQFALRTMEHPPEPGSRQARLFRVVNALVWDGLFGGRFSDKDHAIEVYHRHTEDVVRALGADNVLVYDVKQGWEPLCAFLGVEVPDEEFPRANSTEEMRQRIAQAAGAAPVSAG; encoded by the coding sequence GTGTTGAAGCTCATCAACGCCGGCCTCGGCCGGACCGGTACGACATCACTCCAGGTGGCCCTGGAGCGGCTCGGCCTCGGGCCCTGCTTCCACATGTTCGAGATCGTCGACGACGACGAGCGCCTCGCGCAGTGGGAGCGGATCATCTGCGACGGCGAGCGCCCCGACTGGGCCGCGCTGTACGACGGCTTCGCCTCCGCGGTGGACGGCCCCTCCACCGTCTACTACCGGCAGATCAGCGAGGCGCTCCCCGGGACCAAGGTGGTCCTCACGGTGCGCGACGCCGAGAGCTGGTACAAGAGCACGTACGAGACGCTGTACCAGTTCGCGCTGCGGACCATGGAGCACCCGCCCGAGCCGGGCTCCCGGCAGGCCCGGCTGTTCCGCGTCGTCAACGCCCTGGTCTGGGACGGTCTCTTCGGCGGCCGGTTCTCGGACAAGGACCACGCCATCGAGGTCTACCACCGGCACACCGAGGACGTCGTACGTGCCCTCGGTGCGGACAACGTCCTCGTGTACGACGTGAAGCAGGGGTGGGAGCCGCTGTGCGCGTTCCTCGGCGTCGAGGTTCCCGACGAGGAGTTCCCGCGCGCCAACAGCACCGAGGAGATGCGTCAGCGCATAGCCCAGGCGGCCGGCGCCGCCCCGGTCTCCGCCGGCTGA